In Chanodichthys erythropterus isolate Z2021 chromosome 7, ASM2448905v1, whole genome shotgun sequence, a genomic segment contains:
- the gan gene encoding gigaxonin — protein MSDPKTAGADAGSVVSDPQHSQKLLRVLQSLRQDNCFQDAVLVLEGEQIPVQKNILAAASPYIRTKLNYNPPKEDGSVYKIELQGISVTTMKQILDYIFSGEITLSEDTIQDVVQAADLLLLTDLKSLCCQFLESCITAENCIGIRVFSLHYCLHHVYHVATEFLQTHFRDVANTEEFLEQPPDRLCELLSIEKLNVGNEKHVLEAVVRWLAHDIEARRVHMKEVMSAVWVQGLDQSYLQEQMLGDSLMREVIRNYCTESLGGAAQHGEALLAAFKPRGYSECIVTVGGEERTSRKPTAAARCMCPLYDRNRQLWIDLKPMNERRIGHGVVSAEGFLFAVGGMDENKTVLSSGEKYDPETNTWTQIPPMMQARQHFAMAELDGMIYVLGGENEDTEVLLTMEVFDPHCNVWRTQPKMTTVRKFGSCATMKKRLYVMGGGSYGKIYDSVECYDPKTQQWTTVCPLKERRFGAVACGIGQELYVFGGVRNRDADNPESSQMTICKSEFFHDELKRWVLLDDQNLCIQATSSFVYGAVPIGASIYVVGELDTGTSFDYVREFRRSTGTWHPTRPLMPSDLSKTSCAALRIANCKLFRLQLQQGQFQIRVPST, from the exons ATGTCAGACCCTAAAACAGCTGGAGCTGATGCTGGATCAGTGGTGTCAGACCCTCAACACTCCCAAAAGCTTCTAAGGGTCCTTCAGTCTTTAAGACAAGACAATTGTTTTCAAGATGCAGTGCTGGTTTTGGAAGGTGAACAGATTCCTGTCCAGAAAAACATTCTGGCTGCTGCTAGTCCATACATCAG GACCAAATTAAATTACAATCCACCAAAGGAGGATGGATCTGTATACAAAATTGAGTTGCAAGGGATCTCGGTCACCACCATGAAGCAGATATTGGACTACATTTTCAGTGGGGAG ATTACTCTAAGTGAAGACACTATCCAGGATGTGGTCCAGGCTGCTGATCTTCTGCTCCTCACTGATCTCAAATCTCTGTGCTGTCAGTTCCTGGAGAGCTGCATCACTGCAGAGAACTGCATCGGAATTCGGGTCTTCTCTTTGCATTACTGCCTGCACCACGTCTACCACGTGGCCACAGAGTTCCTACAGACGCATTTTCGAGATGTGGCCAATACAGAGGAGTTTCTGGAGCAGCCGCCCGATCGCCTGTGTGAGCTGCTGTCCATAGAGAAGCTCAACGTAGGGAATGAAAAGCACGTGCTGGAGGCTGTGGTCCGCTGGCTGGCCCATGACATTGAAGCTCGGCGA GTTCATATGAAAGAAGTGATGTCTGCAGTCTGGGTTCAAGGCCTGGACCAGTCCTACCTCCAGGAGCAGATGCTCGGAGACTCCCTGATGAGGGAGGTTATAAGGAATTATTGTACGGAATCACTGGGAGGAGCAGCGCAGCATGGGGAGGCGCTGCTTGCTGCGTTTAAACCCCGTGGCTACTCTGAGTGTATCGTCACAGTAGGTGGTGAGGAGAGGAC CTCTCGGAAGCCCACGGCAGCGGCTCGCTGCATGTGTCCACTTTATGACCGAAACAGACAGCTCTGGATTGACCTGAAGCCAATGAATGAGAGGCGAATTGGTCACGGGGTTGTGTCAGCAG AGGGGTTCCTGTTTGCAGTAGGAGGAATGGATGAGAATAAAACTGTCTTGAGCAGTGGAGAGAAATATGACCCAGAGACCAACACCTGGACCCAAATCCCACCAATGATGCAG GCCAGACAGCACTTCGCCATGGCGGAGCTGGATGGGATGATCTATGTCTTGGGTGGAGAGAACGAGGACACTGAGGTCCTTCTCACGATGGAGGTGTTTGACCCCCATTGTAACGTCTGGAGGACACAGCCAAAAATGACCACAGTGCGCAAG TTTGGTAGCTGTGCCACCATGAAAAAGAGACTGTACGTGATGGGCGGCGGATCGTATGGGAAGATTTATGACTCCGTGGAGTGCTATGACCCCAAAACCCAACAGTGGACAACAGTCTGCCCGCTTAAAGAGAGAAG ATTTGGAGCGGTAGCATGTGGCATCGGACAAGAGCTCTACGTGTTTGGTGGTGTGCGGAACAGAGATGCCGACAATCCAGAGTCCAGTCAGATGACCATCTGCAAGTCTGAGTTCTTCCATGATGAGCTAAAAAG GTGGGTGCTCTTAGATGACCAAAACCTCTGCATACAAGCTACATCATCTTTTGTGTATGGAGCTGTTCCCATTGGTGCCAGTATATATGTGGTCGGAGAACTTGACACTG GCACCAGTTTTGACTATGTCCGGGAGTTCCGCAGAAGTACGGGTACCTGGCACCCCACCAGACCCCTCATGCCCTCTGATCTGAGTAAGACGAGCTGTGCCGCCCTACGCATCGCCAACTGTAAGCTGTTCCGCCTGCAGCTCCAGCAGGGACAGTTCCAGATCCGGGTTCCATCCACATAA